From Ochotona princeps isolate mOchPri1 chromosome X, mOchPri1.hap1, whole genome shotgun sequence, one genomic window encodes:
- the LOC101524070 gene encoding melanoma-associated antigen 1-like, translated as MMPFGQKSVPGKLEGDSQAQEEAAGFPTLGEGEAPAAASSSCSALVAAAHEEELAAGSRSPPGSPRRASSPAASSPALTQSEESSSSQDEAGPSSWQCLQDPESLFQGALEEKMADLVALLFLKYRRQEPISVEEMLSCVTVYYEDHFPEIFCKAFDCIHLIFGIEMKQADTTDNAYVLVPALGLTCHDVRGGDQSVPKTGLLITVLGLVIIGGGHVPELHLWEALSMMGLLIGRNNCIFGEPRNLLTKDWVQDGYLEYRQVPHSEPARYEFLWGPRAHAETSEMRVLQYLARFNRNDPRFCPSVNEGGVRDEEVGAEAADAGRATWSEGAG; from the coding sequence ATGATGCCTTTTGGTCAGAAGAGTGTCCCTGGCAAGCTTGAGGGAGACAGTCAGGCCCAAGAAGAGGCTGCTGGGTTTCCCACGCTTGGAGAAGGGGAGGCCCCTGCTGCAGCTTCCTCCTCTTGCTCCGCTCTGGTAGCAGCAGCCCACGAGGAGGAGCTTGCTGCTGGGTCCAGGAGTCCTCCCGGGAGTCCCCGCAGAGCCTCCTCCCCCGCTGCCAGCTCACCTGCACTCACCCAGTCGGAGGAGAGCTCCAGCAGCCAAGACGAGGctggcccaagctcctggcagtGCCTGCAAGACCCAGAGTCCTTGTTCCAAGGGGCACTGGAGGAGAAGATGGCTGACTTGGTAGCGCTGCTGTTCCTCAAGTATCGCAGGCAGGAGCCGATCTCCGTGGAAGAAATGCTGAGTTGTGTCACCGTATATTACGAAGACCACTTCCCCGAGATCTTCTGCAAAGCCTTTGATTGCATCCATCTGATCTTTGGCATTGAGATGAAGCAAGCAGACACCACTGACAATGCGTATGTGCTGGTCCCTGCGCTGGGCCTCACCTGCCATGATGTGCGGGGGGGTGACCAGAGCGTGCCCAAGACCGGCCTTCTGATCACCGTCCTGGGCTTGGTGATCATTGGGGGTGGGCATGTCCCTGAGCTGCACCTCTGGGAAGCTCTGAGCATGATGGGGTTGCTTATTGGGAGAAACAACTGCATTTTTGGGGAGCCCAGGAACCTCCTCACCAAAGACTGGGTTCAGGATGGGTACCTGGAATACCGGCAGGTGCCCCACAGTGAGCCTGCTCGCTACGAGTTCCTGTGGGGTCCAAGGGCTCACGCTGAAACCAGCGAGATGAGAGTCCTGCAGTATTTGGCCAGGTTCAATAGGAATGACCCCAGATTCTGCCCAAGCGTAAATGAAGGGGGTGTGAGAGATGAGGAAGTGGGcgctgaggcagcagatgcaggcAGGGCCACTTGGAGTGAGGGGGCAGGGTAG
- the LOC101523003 gene encoding large ribosomal subunit protein eL43-like encodes MTKRTKKVGIVGKYRAHYGAYLRKMVKKIEISQHAKYTCSFCGKIKMKRRAMGIWHCGSGMKTVARAAWTYNTTSAVTVKSAIKRLKEWKDQ; translated from the coding sequence ATGACTAAACGCACCAAGAAGGTTGGGATCGTGGGTAAATATAGGGCCCATTACGGCGCCTACCTCCGGAAGATGGTGAAGAAGATTGAAATCAGCCAGCATGCCAAATACACCTGCTCCTTCTGCGGCAAAATCAAGATGAAGAGGCGTGCCATGGGCATTTGGCACTGTGGCTCCGGCATGAAGACGGTGGCCAGGGCCGCCTGGACGTACAACACCACTTCTGCCGTCACAGTCAAGTCTGCGATCAAAAGACTGAAGGAATGGAAAGACCAGTAG